The Denticeps clupeoides chromosome 4, fDenClu1.1, whole genome shotgun sequence genome segment ACAGAATGGCAGTTAATAGAAGATAATTCTACAGTTATTTACCATCTCTTCCCTTTGGTTatcattaaagcaaaaaaaataaacattattgAGGGCTGAATAGCTTGCATtgttacacacactcagtatcTCAAAGGAAGCACAGACAACACCAGTTTCACAAAAGTGGAAACAGCCATAGCAAAATCTCAAAAGATCAGATCACCATCACAATCTATACCACATTGCAGAATATAACACACTGCTAAtactcattttatttcacttaaaaataacaaaaactgaAATTTGTCATGTATTTTAGATGTATAATAAAATTACTTGTCACCCAATCAACAAAgaattacattatattaatcTGTTATCTTAAATTACTTAAATTTGTTTTGCGGTAATCATAATGACCTTTCAAAAATgtaagacaaaaagagaaaaaaaagagattataTTCTGCTCAATGGTATTGGttttgtgactgtgtgctgACCTGTTGTAAAATCATAACTTTCATTAGCATATAGTGATATGAGAGATGAAGATCAGCATGTGCTTAAACTGGAGAGAGTCCCATGCTGCTTGGTGGATGAGTGGCCCGGAGGTGAGTCCATGGCCTGTATTGCACTAGATGGTCTTTACTGCACTCCAGTGAGTGACATACATTCAAATACCTTCCTATTTctccccatacacacacacaggatactgtgtgtgtatgtcatcACAGCCACcatctctccacctctctctctctctaccgcATGTAGCCAAGCTGCTGCATCTTCCGCAGCATGATCTGTGTGATGTCAAAGGTCATGAAGCTGATCCCCACGGCGATAGGCCCTTTGACCCAGTTCATGCTCAGGCCCTTGTAGAGGCCACGGACGATGCCCTCCTCAGACACAATCTCACGCATGGTGCCTCCGATGGTGCTGTAGGTGTGGCCGGTCACACCTGCCGTCTGCATCCGCCGGCGAACCACATCCAGAGGGTAGGAGGCTGACTGACCAATCAGACCCGCACATGCACCAAATGCAAGTCGCTCGTAAGAGTACGGCTGAGAGCGGCCTGAGTGCTCTAAGGGTGGAGTCAATGGGTGCGGTGTGGGGAGTACAGAAAAGGAGGGCATTAGTTAATATTTTCATTGATTttgaaagaatgaaaaacacATTGTAGACGATCTTACCTGCATGGAGCTTTTTGAGGGTCTCATAGGTGAAGAAGCTCAGGCCAGCATAGGGGACCACACCCAGTATGGTCGGGGTAAAACCACGGTACATGGTCTTTAGCCCCTCCTCCCGAGAGATGCGTACAAACACATGCATGATATTACTGTACCTATAGTGAGCACACACATAAAATTACACACCTTTAAGATTacaatatctatatatatacacacatatatacatatatattagtggtgggccgttattggcattaacgtgctgcgttaacgtgagactcttatcgggcgattaaaacgtgctgcgttaacgtgagactcttatcgggcgataaaaaaaaaatatcggccttaatctattcacaaagttgggttgggagctgggtctatactacgcaagcaattgtgccggagttaaatggttacactagatttataagtatatctcttctttcttgtgtcttttatgttcttattttctaaagacttttattttgtttttgagacccggttcaggtctcttggacacatggcgtgagctgtgagaggtgcgtggggtatgtgtgcaaaaagtaatttctttcattttaatttatgtacatattaggaatattttgtatgtgtgttattctgtgaatgtttttttatgttcttttaatactgtatattttagagagaggtgcagaaagacgcgatgtgtgacgcgatgttctgacgcgaccttgctttttgtacagaatacactttgcacagaaaatctcttgggtgtcagctcatcatttgtggttcaagaaacgaaatcaaaaagttacacaacgcagaagaagaaccgctacactatgatgactttcaccttgatattttagcgtggatgtatacctagccgaattgcactgtagggggcgagaacgagtcttcgaactgtgaaattacaacatcaaacgtgacgtggtaacatggatgcagctatttaactgaataagcagttggtaaacacaagtacatcttattgaacataatttattttcatcaccaattatcatagtagaacagctttctcaagcagtttgtgatgcattttggaaacaggagatgagcccctggtctaatgcgccacctggcttgagaaacccgttctcaaagacttacttttagtcattatttgggtagcacacatattctgaatgccttcggcagaattcaaatgactaaatctagattaattttgtttactctagattaactccaggattacagtgagattaatctagattaacaAAAtgaatctatgcccacctccaatatatatacatatacatatgaaGAGAGAAATTGGTGGCTTACATCTCTTTCGGTGTGACTGCCATCCTGGCACGTACCATGTCCAAAGGGTATGTGAGCATGGCAGCAGTTGTGCCCGCTAGTGAACCTGCCAGTAACCTTGGGACTGGGGGTAGGGCCCTGATTGTGTAAAGCATTAAAGATTGCTCTGAGAACCAGATTAAAAAGTATCATTTGGAGACAAGTCATTCCAAATACACCTGTCTGAAACAAAGTATGAGAGTATATATTCAAAGAATTAATAATTTAGACTAAAGTTAGTCTAAATATAGTCACTGAGATCTGCGGAGCGTTTTGCAAAACAAAGTAAGCTAGATAGTCCAATAGGAATGTTCAATAACCATATGTACTCACTTCCCCTGGAAACCATAATATCCTCCCAGCAGCCTCTTGTACTGCTCATGGGCACAGAACTGGATGGCGGCATACGGGATGACACGCACCATTGTGGCGGAGTTACCCCTCCACAAACTGAAAAAACCATCTTTTAGATAGGTGTGGTAGATGAGTCTATAGGCCtcctgggggaaaaaaacccacaaacacaaagcaTCAAAGTTAAGTTATGCAAGTTACACTGGTCACCAATGGAGATACACAGAGATCACAATGAATCCCAAGAACCACAGCAGTGTTTTCATTACAGCTCTGATTTTCATCTGGAAAAGATTTATAATACATCATtactgcataataaaaaaaatacatcataaaaaagaaaaaatggctcGGCTGTAATATGTTACACAGTACATGTAAATACAATATATGCATATAATATATCTTTTGCACTTTGTCAGGAACTCACCTTGGCAGAAAATCTAGCTGAAGACACTGATGggacagggaaaaaaatattgtaaatatattttcatatgaTGCTTTATCCAATATTTAAAACAGACATGGTACACAGATCAAAATCTTGTATCATTATCACCCCACATCATTCTATGTGTAATTCAGTGAACCGCCCTAATCAGTTTTTCCACTAGGACATCTGCAGACACAAGACAATCACGTGATTATCCTGTACAGTTTTGCAAAAGTCTGATGGATTTTGAAGGTTGGTACAGTGTGCCCAGAGGTGAAAGAAAACTGTTTCTTTATGCAGCTCCCTGAACGTCGAATGACAAAAGCTGACACACAACTCAAGATCACTTTTCCTTCAAAAACAGGCCTACTTGCCTTGAAAGATGATCTTGGTTCTGTCCAGGGGAGCTACAGCTGTTTTGGCAACAGCTCCAGCAAAGGCTCCAGAAAGCAGGGAGTTCAACACGCTGCGACCCTGTTTAAATCCCTGCTGACACACATGACAAACACAGAAACCGAGATCATTAGAATTccacagaaaaaacaaaaacacatttgacctCAGTTCATGCATAATGGCCTTCAAATTCCAGCATCCTCATGAATAGGGGGGTGTATTGGCAAGAATCTCATGAAACGCATCACAATACAATTGTATAACAATATATCCTGATACTttacatattgtgatattctacagttcactgaaaatgtaaaaggggtggtagtagcctagtgggtaacacactcgcctatgaaccagaagacccaggttcaagtccctcttactaccattgtgtccctgagcaagttgctccagggggactgtccctgtatctactgattgtaagtcgctctggataagggcgtctgataaatgctgtaaatgtaaaaacagagctgaaatacattCTTAGATTCTCTCGACAATctttaagttagacaacggggattGTTTTCCAACAGTTTCTGATGAACACTTCCTTATCACCGactcatgttaatgagaatctcatgaagcagcttttgataaTGACAAGtttgaacaaagcagtcatgacgGTAAAAAGAAGCGACTGAACAAACAgattcaaatgaacatttatgtTATACCAATAATCGTTACTGCAATAATTTTACGGGTGTCATGGTTGTGAATCGCTCTCTCTTTATGTGTTAACTGTGGCATTAACATTGGAGCTGGACAAATAAGCTGCCAGTGGCCTCCACATGGTCTCAAACAATTATTTTCAGTGAAATCCAC includes the following:
- the slc25a42 gene encoding mitochondrial coenzyme A transporter SLC25A42 isoform X1, translating into MGNGVQERQAALTQGEVLPRHSSSQSEQGFKQGRSVLNSLLSGAFAGAVAKTAVAPLDRTKIIFQVSSARFSAKEAYRLIYHTYLKDGFFSLWRGNSATMVRVIPYAAIQFCAHEQYKRLLGGYYGFQGKALPPVPRLLAGSLAGTTAAMLTYPLDMVRARMAVTPKEMYSNIMHVFVRISREEGLKTMYRGFTPTILGVVPYAGLSFFTYETLKKLHAEHSGRSQPYSYERLAFGACAGLIGQSASYPLDVVRRRMQTAGVTGHTYSTIGGTMREIVSEEGIVRGLYKGLSMNWVKGPIAVGISFMTFDITQIMLRKMQQLGYMR
- the slc25a42 gene encoding mitochondrial coenzyme A transporter SLC25A42 isoform X2, whose amino-acid sequence is MGNGVQERQAALTQGEVLPRHSSSQSEGFKQGRSVLNSLLSGAFAGAVAKTAVAPLDRTKIIFQVSSARFSAKEAYRLIYHTYLKDGFFSLWRGNSATMVRVIPYAAIQFCAHEQYKRLLGGYYGFQGKALPPVPRLLAGSLAGTTAAMLTYPLDMVRARMAVTPKEMYSNIMHVFVRISREEGLKTMYRGFTPTILGVVPYAGLSFFTYETLKKLHAEHSGRSQPYSYERLAFGACAGLIGQSASYPLDVVRRRMQTAGVTGHTYSTIGGTMREIVSEEGIVRGLYKGLSMNWVKGPIAVGISFMTFDITQIMLRKMQQLGYMR